Proteins from a genomic interval of Ferrimicrobium sp.:
- a CDS encoding glycosyltransferase family 2 protein has translation MTKPALVIVALLANEDARRPTKRYLADVTPSTLPVVCLLQGDALDTRDCEKIARASHAIILSPDASVTAGWTDELSSVVSDYPESVIVPVSPNVHGPQRTILEDHQSVRYLKDQMVYANEMRKAFHGIVQPIAYATELVACAPSAWALDALEIPGKTISKDVFTNLYRSHPLLLAQGSAVFASVVKEQLIPGAEPLSPLVSLCMIVKDEEVMLGDALDSVRGLVDEMIVYDTGSSDATVEIAKAHGATVIEGEWRDDFAWARNQTLNYAHGLWVLWIDADERVRGDINALKVRLEDPFAPFESYSVRIQNVTGAGLTSTQHYANRLFRRKDCYWRGALHETVWYRDSRRTCYAAQSVEFHLEHLGYLDTTMVARNKAERNIRIAEHNDSAASPEEVALHEARSLTMASRYEEAIELVQTKVLTGDSPAMERIATLALGTWLRVVKRYDEALDVIDRYESLGFAPEFAANDRAMIAYDQGDFADAIEYASQVTRVVADRDGLTVQPDGLIAMKARALVKLERPADAARVVIEGISRGVMDMHFGELLGFMEAGDVPVTELVDALLDDKKPLILAQLLQIDPEIADRALTQMHAIDPDDRTILAAGSLVARHLQRERQDYWDAALAEQGLVSTGG, from the coding sequence GTGACGAAGCCTGCCCTAGTAATCGTTGCATTGCTTGCAAACGAAGATGCTCGTCGTCCAACCAAGCGCTATCTCGCAGATGTCACCCCTTCGACCTTGCCAGTCGTTTGCCTCCTTCAAGGGGATGCCCTCGATACAAGGGATTGTGAAAAGATCGCAAGAGCGAGCCATGCGATTATTCTGTCGCCAGACGCATCCGTGACCGCTGGATGGACAGACGAGCTGTCATCCGTCGTGAGCGACTATCCCGAGTCCGTCATTGTTCCAGTGTCCCCAAACGTTCATGGTCCTCAGCGGACGATACTAGAAGATCATCAGTCGGTACGCTACCTCAAGGATCAGATGGTGTACGCCAATGAGATGCGTAAAGCATTTCACGGCATCGTGCAACCAATCGCTTATGCCACCGAACTTGTAGCTTGTGCCCCGAGCGCGTGGGCTCTCGATGCACTTGAAATACCTGGCAAAACCATATCAAAGGATGTGTTCACTAACCTCTATCGTTCACATCCACTTCTGCTTGCGCAAGGGTCGGCGGTCTTCGCATCTGTGGTCAAAGAGCAACTCATTCCAGGGGCCGAGCCTCTATCCCCATTGGTGTCACTTTGTATGATCGTCAAAGATGAAGAGGTGATGTTGGGAGACGCTTTGGACTCGGTACGTGGGCTTGTGGACGAGATGATTGTCTACGATACCGGATCAAGTGACGCTACTGTCGAGATCGCCAAAGCGCATGGCGCAACGGTCATCGAAGGCGAGTGGCGAGACGACTTTGCCTGGGCAAGGAACCAGACACTCAACTACGCTCACGGACTTTGGGTGCTCTGGATCGACGCCGATGAGCGTGTGCGTGGAGATATCAACGCCTTGAAGGTGCGCCTTGAAGACCCTTTCGCACCCTTTGAGTCCTACTCCGTCCGTATCCAAAACGTGACTGGTGCGGGGCTGACTTCCACTCAGCACTACGCGAATCGCCTGTTTCGCCGTAAGGATTGCTATTGGAGGGGAGCGCTTCATGAGACCGTGTGGTACCGTGACAGTCGGCGAACATGTTATGCAGCACAATCTGTGGAGTTCCACCTTGAACATCTCGGCTATCTCGATACCACGATGGTTGCGAGGAACAAGGCCGAGCGCAACATCCGCATTGCTGAGCACAACGACTCTGCGGCATCACCCGAAGAGGTGGCGTTGCATGAAGCACGATCACTAACTATGGCATCGCGATACGAAGAGGCTATTGAGTTGGTTCAAACCAAAGTCTTAACCGGGGATTCCCCTGCTATGGAGCGCATTGCAACACTGGCATTAGGTACTTGGCTGCGGGTTGTCAAGCGATACGACGAAGCACTTGATGTCATCGACCGATACGAGTCCCTGGGCTTTGCCCCAGAGTTCGCTGCGAATGATCGGGCGATGATCGCTTACGATCAAGGTGACTTCGCAGATGCTATCGAGTATGCCAGTCAGGTCACTCGCGTGGTGGCAGATCGCGATGGACTCACCGTGCAGCCTGATGGACTCATCGCAATGAAGGCGAGAGCACTTGTGAAGTTAGAACGCCCAGCAGATGCTGCGCGAGTGGTGATCGAAGGTATTTCGCGCGGCGTCATGGACATGCATTTTGGCGAACTTCTGGGCTTTATGGAAGCCGGTGATGTGCCAGTCACAGAGTTAGTTGACGCGCTACTCGATGACAAGAAGCCTCTCATCCTCGCCCAACTGCTCCAGATCGATCCTGAGATTGCTGATAGGGCCTTGACTCAAATGCACGCCATAGATCCTGATGACCGAACGATTCTAGCTGCGGGATCGTTAGTCGCTCGTCACCTGCAACGCGAGCGCCAGGACTATTGGGATGCAGCCTTGGCAGAACAGGGTCTTGTCTCTACGGGTGGGTAG
- the fliD gene encoding flagellar filament capping protein FliD codes for MSSISPTTSTSTTTGTSSTTSSGSTTSSDTTSPFAPAIQFNGVISGLDTSSIINALMQAYEQPQVDIQNQINSLNTNLNDYQQLSSDFLNLQTAANNLNVPSDWQVTSATTSDPSVATATTTSGATPSTISFNVDQLAQGNVLAGANTLGSLSSTVASGNFLLSSSASGFGVSSLAGSGLAVGNHSFAVTQALTGGTATGSSALASSITIGSSNDTIDATVNGTAESFTIASGTYTPSQLAQAVSTATSTSGTPLLNAQVNTRGQLEVGTSLLGSSASLQITGGSALSSLGLSTQSTASVGTAGSITLDGTATAINNVQAGSTTTLTDGTGGTVTMGIGTFGLDKGSFSASEISAGSGSLSSVVSNINAANAGVTASAVQVGTNAYILQLSSNSTGTDGNITVEASPFSASVGSFNTVTEGQNALISVGGSGGYELSSQTNTVSGVLPGVDINLVSAQAPGSSPITLSVTPDGTKMATQVQALVTAANTALSDINTYAGYNAATGKGGPLMGNADLNALTSQILGVIANAVGANGTTAANAGITLNKNGSIDFNATTFANAYDANPSQVASIFTQGGTLNASSNAYSGSVSFSYASNATQPGSYAVVVSHSATQAVDTGSVVAGGAITSAETLSFTSGGITATYAASAGESLANIAAGINASFASAGLGLAATVNTTSSGSQLVVSSENYGSAQSFTVATSGTTGQLGLTANGTTYTGTDVAGTIDGVAATGSGQFLTAPLDNPTLAGLSLQITATGITSATNLGNFNYTAGIAGGMGITGYGASDPVTGSLSSTISSINQQISSLQQQYNSYTPMIQNEQQMLQQEFDNMEAQLGTLKNQGSYLSGEIAQLSTGG; via the coding sequence ATGTCTTCGATCTCACCAACCACAAGCACGTCCACGACCACAGGGACGAGTTCTACCACCTCGTCAGGCTCGACCACTTCATCGGATACCACAAGCCCATTTGCTCCCGCGATTCAGTTCAATGGTGTGATCTCGGGACTCGATACCAGTTCCATCATCAACGCACTCATGCAAGCTTATGAACAGCCCCAGGTAGACATCCAGAACCAGATCAACTCGCTCAATACCAATCTCAATGACTATCAACAGCTCTCGTCGGACTTTCTCAATCTCCAAACCGCAGCCAACAACTTGAACGTACCCTCTGATTGGCAAGTGACCTCGGCCACTACCTCAGATCCCAGTGTGGCGACCGCTACCACCACATCGGGGGCAACGCCGTCAACGATCAGCTTCAACGTCGATCAACTGGCCCAAGGCAACGTTCTCGCCGGAGCTAACACGCTTGGCTCGCTTTCCTCCACTGTCGCCTCCGGCAACTTCCTGCTCTCATCGAGTGCCTCAGGTTTTGGTGTCAGTTCCCTCGCTGGCAGTGGCCTCGCCGTTGGCAACCACTCCTTTGCCGTCACCCAAGCCCTTACGGGGGGCACGGCAACTGGCTCATCCGCGCTGGCGAGTTCGATCACCATCGGCTCGTCCAATGACACGATCGATGCCACCGTTAACGGGACCGCCGAGAGCTTTACGATTGCCAGTGGCACCTACACGCCCTCCCAACTTGCCCAAGCTGTCAGCACCGCAACGAGTACTTCCGGTACTCCCTTGCTCAATGCACAGGTCAACACACGCGGACAACTTGAAGTTGGCACGTCACTGTTGGGCAGTTCCGCCTCGCTCCAAATCACCGGAGGCTCAGCCCTATCCTCACTGGGTCTTAGCACACAGTCAACGGCATCGGTTGGGACCGCAGGGTCAATTACCCTCGACGGTACCGCGACAGCGATCAACAACGTCCAGGCAGGTTCTACCACCACCCTCACCGATGGTACCGGTGGAACCGTCACAATGGGTATCGGCACCTTTGGGCTTGACAAGGGCAGCTTTAGTGCCTCAGAGATCTCGGCTGGTAGCGGAAGTTTGAGTTCGGTGGTCTCAAACATCAACGCAGCCAACGCCGGTGTTACCGCGTCGGCAGTGCAGGTTGGTACCAATGCCTACATCCTCCAACTTTCGTCCAACTCGACTGGAACCGACGGCAACATCACCGTCGAGGCATCGCCGTTCTCGGCATCGGTGGGGAGCTTTAACACGGTAACCGAAGGCCAGAATGCTCTGATCAGCGTCGGTGGCTCAGGAGGCTACGAACTTTCCTCACAGACCAACACCGTTTCTGGAGTACTGCCGGGCGTCGATATTAACCTTGTATCCGCGCAAGCCCCTGGGTCATCTCCTATCACGCTCTCGGTCACACCCGACGGGACGAAAATGGCGACCCAAGTCCAAGCGCTCGTCACTGCGGCCAACACCGCTCTCTCTGACATCAACACATATGCGGGGTACAATGCCGCCACCGGTAAGGGTGGACCGCTGATGGGCAACGCGGATCTCAATGCGCTCACATCTCAGATACTGGGTGTGATTGCCAATGCAGTAGGGGCTAATGGCACAACCGCAGCCAATGCCGGTATCACACTCAACAAGAACGGCTCCATCGACTTCAACGCAACTACCTTTGCCAACGCCTATGATGCGAATCCATCCCAGGTCGCATCGATCTTCACCCAGGGGGGCACGTTAAATGCTAGCTCAAATGCCTATTCTGGATCGGTGTCGTTCAGCTACGCGAGCAACGCCACCCAACCTGGCAGCTACGCTGTTGTCGTGTCGCATTCGGCCACCCAAGCCGTAGACACCGGTAGCGTCGTTGCTGGTGGCGCGATCACAAGCGCCGAGACACTTTCCTTCACCTCTGGTGGAATAACTGCAACTTATGCCGCTAGCGCGGGCGAGTCGCTTGCAAATATCGCAGCCGGTATCAACGCCTCGTTTGCTTCGGCGGGTCTCGGGCTCGCAGCTACGGTCAACACGACCTCATCGGGGTCCCAACTCGTGGTCTCGTCCGAGAATTATGGTTCAGCCCAGAGCTTCACAGTTGCGACAAGTGGTACGACCGGACAACTGGGCCTTACTGCGAACGGTACCACTTACACCGGAACCGATGTCGCCGGAACCATCGATGGTGTTGCCGCCACCGGAAGTGGACAGTTCCTCACGGCCCCACTCGATAACCCAACGTTGGCGGGACTCTCACTCCAGATCACTGCCACAGGCATCACCAGTGCGACCAATCTTGGCAACTTTAACTACACGGCAGGTATCGCAGGTGGGATGGGCATCACCGGTTACGGGGCGTCTGACCCAGTGACTGGCTCGCTTTCTAGCACAATATCGAGCATCAACCAGCAGATCTCAAGCCTGCAACAACAATACAACAGCTATACGCCGATGATCCAGAATGAGCAGCAGATGCTTCAACAGGAGTTCGACAACATGGAGGCCCAGTTGGGCACGTTGAAGAATCAAGGCAGCTATCTATCGGGTGAGATTGCCCAACTCTCGACCGGCGGGTAA
- a CDS encoding glycosyltransferase: MVDIVFEGNTRFDNSYGIVNLNLANALRARGHQVAFTSFDEDEDGFLASCTQLGIAPFPLRPVGVGDVCIREFWPPKWDRPACQKFIVIQPWEFGGVPLAWIDKLDQVDQVWAYTQFVKSCWVEGGADPAKIRVVPLGVHQSSLSQGKKAPGQLLFLGGGIWRKGVDLFVMAVDGLSDGELAHTHVVIKESGNDSFYRNQSLVDMMIDKFPRVRAVTEVCRDSLSRAELDLLIAQSVALVHPYRAEGFYLGGLEAMSLGTAVVMTQGGAADDYANDQNALMIRATHAIGDGDSDGDLGPIGGEFHWMEASVDDLTRAIRMVLTDDPSTQADVQARIERAYQTSRRFSWDQSAQYAESAIASERVENDHFSQVEEGLARVLDTWSLSDLDAVTALMVQHQDFHGAHELLARFGKALPPNAQAMSDQLLSLLPGRIDIWRDARYRVALQSYARGGSRGVVGAISHRCTVNQDL, translated from the coding sequence ATGGTGGATATTGTCTTTGAGGGAAACACTCGCTTCGACAACAGCTACGGCATCGTCAACTTAAACCTTGCGAACGCACTCCGAGCGCGAGGCCATCAGGTGGCATTCACATCCTTTGACGAAGATGAGGATGGGTTTCTTGCAAGCTGCACCCAGTTAGGCATTGCCCCCTTCCCTCTTAGACCAGTGGGGGTTGGGGATGTCTGCATCCGTGAGTTCTGGCCACCCAAGTGGGATCGCCCGGCGTGTCAGAAGTTTATTGTGATTCAACCGTGGGAGTTTGGTGGCGTGCCTCTTGCCTGGATCGACAAACTCGATCAGGTCGATCAGGTGTGGGCCTATACCCAGTTCGTTAAGTCCTGCTGGGTTGAAGGGGGCGCTGATCCTGCAAAGATCAGAGTTGTTCCCTTAGGGGTTCATCAAAGTAGCCTGAGTCAAGGCAAGAAAGCACCGGGTCAACTGCTGTTCCTTGGTGGTGGTATCTGGCGAAAGGGGGTTGACCTGTTCGTGATGGCCGTAGATGGTCTCAGCGACGGCGAGCTTGCACACACCCATGTGGTCATCAAGGAGTCAGGGAACGACTCGTTTTATCGCAACCAGTCACTAGTCGATATGATGATCGACAAATTTCCCCGTGTTCGTGCTGTTACCGAGGTTTGCCGTGACAGCTTGAGTAGGGCGGAACTCGACCTGCTGATTGCGCAGTCGGTTGCCCTGGTTCACCCGTATCGAGCGGAAGGGTTCTACTTGGGAGGACTCGAAGCCATGAGTCTTGGTACTGCTGTGGTGATGACACAAGGTGGAGCAGCGGACGATTATGCCAACGACCAGAACGCGCTGATGATTCGGGCCACTCATGCTATTGGGGATGGAGACTCCGATGGTGATCTTGGTCCAATCGGTGGCGAGTTTCATTGGATGGAAGCGTCGGTAGATGATCTGACTCGCGCGATTCGCATGGTTCTGACAGATGATCCCTCAACACAAGCTGATGTACAAGCTCGTATCGAACGTGCATACCAGACAAGTCGCCGCTTCTCGTGGGATCAAAGTGCTCAATACGCTGAGAGTGCGATTGCGTCAGAACGAGTGGAGAACGACCACTTCTCCCAAGTTGAAGAGGGTCTTGCTCGTGTTCTTGATACTTGGAGCCTCAGCGACCTAGACGCTGTGACTGCGCTCATGGTTCAGCACCAGGACTTTCACGGTGCTCATGAGCTGTTGGCACGCTTTGGCAAAGCACTGCCCCCAAATGCCCAAGCCATGTCCGACCAACTCCTTTCGTTGCTACCTGGTCGTATCGACATCTGGCGCGATGCCCGATACCGCGTCGCACTACAAAGCTACGCTAGGGGCGGCTCACGTGGAGTAGTCGGTGCCATCTCGCATCGCTGCACCGTTAACCAAGACCTATAA
- a CDS encoding peptidylprolyl isomerase produces MLGRKKENYPCPEPDGSSPQVTKFDASPSYCLDDGASYEATMETSHGTMRFELLVNRAPITVNSFVFLARYHYFDGIDFHRIIPGFVVQGGDPTGSGAGGPGYQFRDELPNPGEYQRGSLAMANAGPNTNGSQFFIISGPSGVSLPPLYSLFGQLIEGDEVLTALDAAGSQGGKPKEQCTISSVTIHSL; encoded by the coding sequence ATGCTCGGACGGAAGAAAGAGAATTACCCTTGCCCCGAGCCGGATGGCTCCAGCCCTCAGGTGACGAAGTTCGATGCCAGTCCATCATACTGTCTGGACGATGGCGCCTCCTATGAGGCAACTATGGAGACCAGCCATGGCACGATGCGCTTTGAGCTCCTTGTCAACCGTGCACCGATCACCGTCAACAGCTTCGTCTTCCTCGCTCGCTATCATTACTTTGACGGGATTGACTTTCACCGGATCATTCCAGGCTTTGTCGTCCAAGGGGGGGACCCAACTGGATCAGGGGCAGGAGGGCCTGGTTATCAGTTTCGCGATGAACTGCCCAACCCTGGCGAGTACCAGCGGGGAAGTCTTGCTATGGCAAACGCTGGCCCAAACACCAACGGGAGTCAGTTCTTCATTATTTCAGGACCGAGCGGTGTCTCCTTACCACCCCTCTACAGCCTGTTTGGCCAGTTGATCGAGGGGGACGAGGTCCTCACTGCACTGGATGCGGCTGGCTCACAGGGCGGCAAACCGAAGGAGCAATGCACCATCTCTTCGGTCACCATCCACAGTCTCTAA